The following are from one region of the Raphanus sativus cultivar WK10039 unplaced genomic scaffold, ASM80110v3 Scaffold1830, whole genome shotgun sequence genome:
- the LOC108848378 gene encoding uncharacterized protein LOC108848378, translating to MDSGGKQISMERVELPQLHEHPLVPFSPFVSSRCKVCSHFSRLFEVYIYGGYRCNELGCGWAVFHKDCANPLKEINHSFHPDHPLKLIIATLPLQDSQSHTCFCGRSFKDGYCCAICDFKLCLVCARRQEPLVLPENSYGGHEHPLKIVCDPYNRRSPELCKACVKYLDQTDHHYRCQECEEFAIHIDCLELFPEAYHMTSHPQHPLKSLRGHQVPDYADKNCLLCEKEFDQVPHHQLHHCDVCNVSICSLCMIDPPPVEVECMKTHEHQLHLVPRLIDFTCNACGTQGNRSPYFCLPCNFMIHRECIDLPRVININRHDHRISYTPRLGHGEWKCRVCRKEVVGFYGAYTCSKCPTFSVHARCATREDVWDMVEREGTPEEEEEEEIPPYQVIDDNTVKHFSHDHNLQLNKDGVILSENTLCKACIFQISSEPFYICKQHHCGFILHEKCANLPRKKRHVCNNLPFTLHTDSHYKFQCWLCYQHSSGFRYESGPFVTIDVGCASTSDLVEHESHPHPLYYCSSYEDSKPCSRCKRSNDRLFSCDECEYDLDGKCAILPEKVMKNRYDDHPLLLSYGDMDVDDEKYWCESCETKVDPKEGFYACNDCGVVLHISCVLGDFSYIMPGSFVSVDFTTPGYVYISEGSMTSSDEEVVSNTSICRPFCAACNSRCKLPSVLKVSKDGVVVCFCSLKCRYHIGK from the coding sequence ATGGATTCTGGAGGTAAGCAGATCAGCATGGAAAGAGTAGAGTTACCACAACTTCACGAGCATCCTTTGGTACCTTTCAGTCCCTTTGTTTCTAGTCGGTGCAAGGTGTGCAGCCATTTCTCTAGGTTGTTTGAGGTTTACATCTATGGAGGGTACCGTTGCAATGAACTGGGGTGTGGATGGGCTGTGTTCCATAAAGATTGCGCCAATCCTTTAAAAGAGATCAACCACTCTTTCCATCCCGACCATCCTCTCAAACTCATCATCGCTACCCTTCCCTTACAAGATTCCCAATCACATACATGTTTCTGTGGAAGAAGTTTCAAAGATGGTTATTGTTGTGCAATATGTGATTTCAAGTTGTGTTTGGTGTGCGCGAGGAGACAAGAACCACttgttcttcctgaaaattCATACGGAGGACACGAGCATCCACTCAAAATCGTATGTGATCCTTACAATAGGCGGAGTCCAGAACTCTGCAAAGCATGTGTTAAATATTTAGACCAGACAGATCATCATTACAGATGTCAAGAGTGCGAAGAATTTGCCATCCATATAGATTGTCTTGAATTGTTTCCAGAAGCATACCACATGACTTCCCATCCCCAACACCCACTCAAGTCACTTAGAGGTCATCAAGTTCCTGATTACGCCGACAAGAATTGTCTTCTTTGCGAGAAGGAGTTCGATCAAGTACCACATCACCAACTTCACCACTGTGATGTTTGTAATGTAAGCATATGCAGTTTATGCATGATAGACCCACCACCGGTTGAGGTTGAATGCATGAAGACACATGAACATCAACTTCATCTTGTTCCAAGACTCATTGACTTCACTTGCAATGCTTGTGGTACCCAAGGCAACCGAAGCCCTTATTTCTGTCTTCCATGCAATTTCATGATCCACCGGGAGTGTATTGATCTACCTCGTGTCATAAACATCAACCGCCACGATCACCGCATCTCATACACCCCTCGCCTTGGACATGGAGAGTGGAAATGCAGAGTTTGCCGTAAAGAAGTAGTTGGATTCTACGGGGCTTATACTTGCTCAAAATGTCCTACTTTTTCTGTTCATGCAAGATGCGCAACGAGAGAAGATGTATGGGACATGGTTGAACGGGAGGGGacaccagaagaagaagaagaagaagaaattccGCCTTACCAAGTGATTGATGATAACACGGTAAAACATTTCAGCCATGATCATAACTTACAACTCAACAAGGATGGGGTGATTCTATCTGAAAACACACTATGCAAGGCATGCATCTTCCAGATTAGTTCAGAACCCTTCTACATTTGCAAGCAGCATCACTGCGGTTTCATTCTCCATGAAAAATGCGCAAACCTACCACGGAAAAAACGCCATGTGTGCAACAACCTGCCATTCACGCTTCACACAGACTCTCACTACAAGTTTCAGTGTTGGCTTTGTTATCAACACTCCTCAGGTTTCAGGTACGAATCTGGACCTTTTGTGACTATAGATGTAGGATGTGCTTCGACTTCAGATTTAGTTGAGCACGAAAGCCATCCACATCCTTTATACTACTGCTCTAGTTACGAAGATAGTAAGCCTTGTAGTAGATGCAAAAGGAGTAATGACCGTTTATTTAGTTGTGATGAGTGTGAGTATGATTTGGACGGAAAGTGTGCTATTTTACCTGAAAAGGTAATGAAAAATAGATATGATGATCATCCTCTCCTCTTGTCATATGGAGACATGGATGTGGATGATGAAAAATATTGGTGCGAGTCCTGTGAAACAAAAGTGGATCCAAAGGAAGGTTTCTATGCATGCAACGACTGCGGAGTGGTATTGCATATTTCATGCGTTTTGGGAGACTTCTCATACATCATGCCTGGTTCATTCGTTTCCGTTGACTTCACTACTCctggatatgtatatatcagTGAAGGTTCCATGACAAGCTCCGATGAAGAAGTGGTGTCCAACACCTCTATTTGTAGACCATTTTGCGCTGCGTGCAACTCTCGATGCAAGCTCCCTTCCGTTCTTAAGGTTTCCAAAGACGGAGTTGTTGTATGCTTTTGCTCTTTAAAATGTCGTTACCACATTGGAAAGTGA
- the LOC108848816 gene encoding ATP-dependent Clp protease proteolytic subunit 2, mitochondrial gives MMMRSLFSGAKRLSTPSLISTTTRSYSLIPMVIEHSSRGERAYDIFSRLLKERIICINGPINDDTSHVVVAQLLFLESENPSKPIHMYLNSPGGHVTAGLAIYDTMQYIRSPISTICLGQAASMASLLLAAGAKGQRRSLPNATVMIHQPSGGYSGQAKDITIHTKQIVRVWDALNGLYAKHTGQPIDLIAENMDRDNFMTPEEAKAFGIIDEVIDERPLELVKDAVGSGSKDDKKSSS, from the exons atgatgatgagaagTCTCTTTTCCGGCGCCAAGCGGCTATCAACTCCGTCACTAATCTCGACGACCACAAGAAGCTACAGCCTCATTCCGATGGTAATCGAGCACTCGTCGCGAGGAGAGAGAGCCTACGACATCTTCTCTCGCTTGCTCAAGGAGCGTATCATCTGCATCAACGGCCCAATCAACGACGACACCTCCCACGTCGTCGTAGCTCAGCTCCTCTTCCTCGAATCCGAGAACCCTTCCAAGCCGATCCATATGTATCTCAATTCACCCGGAGGCCACGTCACCGCCG GTCTAGCAATTTATGATACTATGCAGTACATTCGTTCTCCGATAAGCACAATCTGTTTAGGCCAGGCTGCATCGATGGCCTCTCTCCTCTTGGCAGCTGGCGCCAAGGGACAGAGGCGGTCGCTGCCTAACGCGACGGTTATGATTCATCAGCCTTCGGGTGGGTATAGCGGTCAGGCCAAGGATATAACGATTCATACGAAGCAGATTGTTCGTGTGTGGGATGCGTTGAATGGTCTGTATGCCAAACACACGGGTCAGCCTATTGATTTGATCGCGGAGAACATGGATAGGGATAACTTCATGACTCCTGAGGAGGCTAAGGCGTTTGGGATAATCGATGAGGTGATTGATGAGAGGCCGTTGGAGTTGGTGAAAGATGCAGTTGGGAGTGGAAGCAAAGATGATAAGAAGAGTTCGAGTTAA
- the LOC130504850 gene encoding phosphoenolpyruvate carboxylase 1-like produces MLLQQQTPTLNRFSRGSCCSKRPLNRICDCFSQLYAKNITPTDKQELDEALLQEEMELWSPRSEIEKLETSKQKP; encoded by the exons AT GCTCCTGCAACAACAGACTCCGACATTGAATAGATTCTCAAGAGGCTCTTGCTGCTCAAAAAGACCTCTGAATAG GATATGTGATTGTTTCTCACAGTTATATGCAAAGAACATTACTCCTACTGATAAACAAGAACTTGATGAAGCTCTGCTACAAGAG GAGATGGAGTTGTGGAGTCCGAGAAGTGAAATAGAGAAACTAGAAACATCAAAGCAGAAGCCATAG